A genomic segment from Arcobacter acticola encodes:
- the hpf gene encoding ribosome hibernation-promoting factor, HPF/YfiA family, with the protein MNTSIVGRHIDLTDAIKEYINSSIEVFKKFNLDIISVNSIISQEEKHGKKAFSFEFTLNIAHLDTVVVKQKDKDLYSAIDIAVDRVSKVLRRHHDKIAAHKATKLTEVVANEIQDGIALELEKFEEEIAPVRLTSYKPVDIEEALEDLKASDAQFKVFIDKDDNMRVLYKSSVQGKFGLY; encoded by the coding sequence ATGAATACAAGTATTGTAGGAAGACACATAGATTTAACAGATGCTATTAAAGAATATATTAATAGCTCAATTGAAGTATTTAAAAAATTTAATTTAGATATTATTTCTGTAAATTCAATTATTTCTCAAGAAGAGAAACATGGTAAAAAAGCTTTCTCGTTTGAATTCACTTTAAACATTGCACATTTAGATACTGTTGTAGTTAAACAAAAAGATAAAGATTTATACTCAGCTATTGATATAGCTGTTGATAGAGTATCTAAAGTTCTAAGAAGACATCATGATAAAATTGCAGCTCATAAAGCTACAAAATTAACTGAAGTTGTTGCAAATGAAATTCAAGATGGTATTGCATTAGAATTAGAAAAATTTGAAGAGGAAATTGCTCCTGTAAGATTAACATCTTATAAACCAGTAGATATTGAAGAAGCATTAGAAGATTTAAAAGCATCTGATGCACAATTTAAAGTATTTATTGATAAAGATGATAATATGAGAGTTCTTTACAAAAGTTCAGTTCAAGGTAAATTTGGACTATATTAA
- the fliD gene encoding flagellar filament capping protein FliD, with protein MADGILGLGSSGSVDLSSELITKLKTAESTSVLDPITTDKEDTQAELDALAEIQTMVSELLDLVDDFDLYTSGTNIFDEITATTSGSSVSFDAADTSKLNPGTISVNVSQLAQKDVYQSNTISDITSTITNGGTLSITVGGTAYDFDTTGKSYEDLVEEMSYYSKLDVNLEKINDTSYRMIVKGTESGTANAVTISQSGTTKLGFEDEDNNHVLKAQNMKAKIDGVDYDVSSNKLTMENGLIIQAVSTGDSSINMERDTSTIVTRISDIATKYNDLVDLIDSYTLGDEDTAATISDSSTLKSMMSGIKEILFDSYGLNNEESMFKYGISFDSDGYMNVNTTTLTTAVTDNYDDLRELFVGYAEKEGLGTRLKTYLDSLDSSTGLLTTYEDRLNTYIDTLSDDYDTASEKLDEKYTAMATQFAAYTVLITQMENAFASLKLLIDTSTSDS; from the coding sequence ATGGCAGATGGAATATTAGGACTAGGAAGTTCGGGAAGTGTCGATTTAAGTTCAGAATTAATTACAAAATTAAAGACAGCAGAAAGTACAAGTGTACTTGATCCTATAACAACTGATAAAGAGGATACACAAGCTGAATTGGATGCATTAGCAGAAATCCAGACTATGGTTTCTGAATTATTAGATTTAGTTGATGATTTTGATTTATATACCAGTGGCACAAATATTTTTGATGAAATAACAGCTACTACATCAGGAAGCTCAGTAAGTTTTGATGCAGCTGATACATCTAAGTTAAATCCAGGAACAATAAGTGTAAACGTTAGTCAATTAGCTCAAAAAGATGTTTATCAATCAAATACCATTTCTGATATAACTTCAACGATTACTAATGGAGGAACTCTTTCTATTACAGTTGGAGGTACTGCTTATGATTTTGATACTACGGGTAAATCTTATGAAGATTTAGTTGAAGAAATGAGTTATTACTCTAAACTGGATGTAAATTTAGAAAAAATAAATGATACAAGTTATCGAATGATAGTTAAAGGCACAGAAAGTGGAACTGCAAATGCGGTAACTATTTCACAAAGTGGTACTACAAAATTAGGTTTTGAAGATGAAGATAATAACCATGTTTTAAAAGCACAGAATATGAAAGCAAAAATTGATGGTGTTGATTATGATGTATCTTCAAATAAACTTACAATGGAAAATGGTTTAATAATACAAGCTGTTTCAACAGGTGATTCATCAATTAATATGGAAAGAGATACTAGTACAATTGTTACAAGAATTTCAGATATTGCAACAAAATATAATGACTTAGTTGACTTGATTGATTCTTATACTTTAGGTGATGAAGATACTGCTGCAACTATCTCTGATTCAAGTACATTAAAAAGTATGATGTCAGGAATTAAAGAAATATTATTTGATTCATATGGATTAAATAATGAAGAAAGTATGTTTAAATATGGAATTTCTTTTGATAGTGATGGTTATATGAATGTTAATACTACAACATTAACAACAGCTGTTACTGATAATTATGATGATTTAAGAGAATTGTTTGTTGGGTATGCTGAAAAAGAAGGTTTAGGAACTAGATTAAAAACTTATTTGGATTCATTGGACTCATCAACTGGACTTTTGACAACATATGAAGATAGATTAAATACTTATATTGATACATTAAGTGATGATTATGATACTGCATCTGAAAAATTAGATGAAAAATATACAGCTATGGCTACTCAATTTGCTGCATATACTGTTTTAATCACACAAATGGAAAATGCTTTTGCATCTTTAAAGCTTCTAATTGATACTAGTACGAGCGATTCTTAA
- a CDS encoding FlgK family flagellar hook-associated protein has protein sequence MSKLVSQDSLSSYYESEDSILSNVEMMFSETENTGFSSTLSNYFDSVETLRGDPTNLIYKNDFSSQSEFVVDGIKSLNEDLNETITSTRAQLEDDVKTVNNILEQIVSLNEQILQSNTESIDLLDKRDALEKKLSNYVDIEINRTSSTYNLKVSGVNVIFNNTNLHEISVKEENIAQKDIYNSSAFDATNFSSGDKISIVLNNTSVELTIDSSTDTGETAKKQIMDKINASSEFTNFTASLDTSNNLIITSNIEGEEGKFNISISLNENEISKNDDSIEAENNVSLAVYNNELALSGGSLKALTEELTSSTSNIYEYKNSLDDFAQAFVDTVNSNSATPLFYGSSVDSLSFISDNVNSLTNDDLENLAQIQWNDDVTIGDSETSFVKFYQSLLVTISSNVEDNGFKLESQDAVVNALETTYNNLTKVDPDTEMINLLQYQAAYEANAKVISTVDEMLQTLLNM, from the coding sequence TTGAGTAAATTAGTTTCACAAGATAGTTTATCTTCATATTATGAATCAGAAGATTCAATTTTAAGTAATGTTGAGATGATGTTTAGTGAAACTGAAAATACAGGCTTTTCTTCAACTTTAAGCAATTATTTTGATTCTGTAGAAACTTTAAGAGGTGATCCTACAAATTTAATTTATAAAAATGATTTTTCTTCTCAATCAGAATTTGTAGTTGATGGAATAAAATCTTTAAATGAAGATTTAAATGAAACAATAACAAGTACAAGAGCTCAGTTAGAAGATGATGTAAAAACTGTAAATAATATTTTAGAACAAATAGTTTCTCTTAACGAACAAATTTTACAAAGCAATACAGAATCGATTGATTTATTAGATAAAAGAGATGCCCTTGAAAAGAAACTATCAAATTATGTTGATATTGAAATAAATAGAACAAGTAGCACTTATAATTTAAAAGTATCAGGTGTTAATGTGATTTTTAATAACACAAATCTTCATGAGATAAGTGTAAAAGAAGAAAATATTGCACAAAAAGATATTTATAATTCAAGTGCTTTTGATGCCACTAATTTTAGTAGTGGAGATAAAATTTCAATAGTATTAAATAATACTTCTGTAGAATTAACAATAGATAGTTCTACTGATACAGGTGAAACAGCAAAAAAACAAATTATGGATAAGATAAATGCTAGTTCAGAATTTACTAACTTCACAGCTTCTTTAGATACAAGTAATAATTTAATTATCACATCTAATATTGAAGGTGAAGAAGGTAAATTTAATATTTCAATCTCTTTAAATGAAAATGAAATATCAAAAAATGATGATTCAATAGAAGCTGAAAATAATGTTTCTCTTGCTGTATATAATAATGAATTAGCACTAAGTGGTGGATCATTAAAAGCTTTAACAGAAGAACTTACATCTTCAACTTCAAATATCTATGAATACAAAAATAGTTTAGATGATTTTGCTCAAGCATTTGTAGATACAGTTAATTCTAATAGTGCAACACCTTTATTTTACGGTTCAAGTGTTGATTCATTAAGTTTTATATCAGATAATGTAAATTCTTTAACTAATGATGACTTAGAAAATTTAGCACAAATACAATGGAATGATGATGTTACAATAGGAGATTCAGAAACTTCATTTGTAAAATTCTATCAAAGTTTACTAGTAACCATATCTTCAAATGTAGAAGATAATGGATTTAAATTAGAGTCTCAAGATGCAGTTGTAAATGCATTAGAAACAACATACAATAACCTTACGAAAGTTGACCCCGATACGGAAATGATAAATCTTCTTCAGTATCAAGCAGCATATGAAGCAAATGCAAAAGTTATTTCAACAGTTGATGAAATGTTGCAAACCTTATTGAATATGTAA
- a CDS encoding IS4 family transposase: MGLDNYIQTAMRSILKNPILEVLSEIKITKILKQSNFVKREVGYPPFQIILHFVYMLIMNKRQSAFIKNSENAFGKDAYYRFIKESRYNWRKFLILSAAALLQRIKLLHKNGEHRLLIIDDTVEPKRGKFIEGSCKYVWSNKEHKSINALNIVSLNYADSHSTFQVDFSIKMNDSKRKEISEFTSKLHHRSNSYQRKSEIIKSKNTLAIEMLERALNNGVEADYLLVDSWYAKPNFIEKANELGMPVISRLPNNKLIWNFKGKHKTMNAIYESLKNSRHKSGGQHGKISYKYFDAIIEHAVLGKIKLVFLHTGKDLLVFISTDITIAGKEIIATYKKRWNIEQGYKDLRNLFGLGKEENRIYEALIAKITLSMFTYNIVSYINRIKHEPQTLGELFRDLECELETLAISMQLFIQILTKISEIQNVVKDNKDLLNIIAVLSAYTKKELGFMCES, encoded by the coding sequence ATGGGACTTGACAATTATATTCAAACTGCTATGAGAAGCATATTAAAAAACCCAATTCTTGAAGTATTATCAGAAATAAAAATTACAAAAATACTTAAACAAAGTAACTTTGTAAAAAGAGAAGTTGGTTATCCTCCTTTTCAAATTATCTTACATTTTGTTTATATGCTAATTATGAATAAAAGACAATCAGCTTTTATAAAAAACAGTGAGAATGCATTTGGTAAAGACGCCTATTACAGATTCATTAAAGAGAGTCGTTATAACTGGCGAAAGTTTTTGATACTAAGTGCTGCTGCACTTTTGCAAAGAATAAAACTATTACATAAAAATGGTGAACACCGCTTGCTTATTATTGACGATACAGTAGAACCCAAAAGAGGGAAATTCATTGAAGGAAGTTGTAAATATGTTTGGAGTAATAAAGAGCATAAAAGTATCAATGCATTAAACATTGTATCTTTAAATTATGCAGACTCACACTCAACTTTTCAAGTTGATTTTTCTATAAAGATGAATGATAGTAAAAGAAAAGAGATATCAGAATTTACAAGTAAACTCCATCATAGAAGTAATTCATATCAAAGAAAAAGTGAGATAATAAAAAGTAAAAACACACTTGCTATAGAGATGCTTGAAAGAGCCTTGAATAACGGAGTTGAAGCAGATTATCTATTGGTTGACAGTTGGTACGCTAAACCAAACTTTATAGAAAAAGCTAATGAGCTCGGTATGCCTGTAATTTCAAGACTTCCAAATAATAAACTCATTTGGAACTTTAAAGGCAAACATAAAACAATGAATGCAATCTATGAGAGTTTAAAAAACTCTCGTCATAAAAGCGGCGGACAGCATGGCAAAATATCTTACAAATACTTTGATGCAATTATAGAGCATGCAGTTTTAGGTAAGATTAAACTCGTATTTTTGCACACAGGCAAAGACTTGTTAGTTTTTATCTCAACTGATATAACTATCGCAGGTAAAGAGATAATAGCTACTTACAAAAAGAGATGGAATATTGAACAAGGTTATAAAGATTTACGAAACCTTTTTGGTTTAGGAAAAGAAGAGAATCGAATCTATGAAGCACTTATTGCGAAAATAACTCTTTCAATGTTTACCTACAATATTGTAAGCTATATCAATCGCATAAAGCATGAGCCACAAACACTAGGAGAACTTTTTAGAGATTTAGAGTGTGAACTTGAAACACTGGCAATTTCAATGCAACTGTTTATTCAAATATTGACAAAAATTAGTGAAATTCAAAATGTTGTCAAGGATAATAAAGATTTACTCAACATTATCGCTGTGTTAAGTGCTTACACTAAAAAAGAACTTGGTTTTATGTGCGAAAGTTGA
- a CDS encoding flagellar basal body protein: protein MINSLYIGRSGLDAAKYSVDVTSNNIANENTEGYIKRTINTSELTTLEDDIGNGVSFDSVTRSTSVYLYDKLLNFRT, encoded by the coding sequence ATGATTAACTCTTTATATATCGGAAGAAGTGGACTAGATGCTGCAAAGTATTCAGTTGACGTTACATCAAATAATATTGCTAATGAAAATACAGAAGGTTATATAAAAAGAACTATCAATACATCAGAACTTACTACTTTAGAAGATGATATTGGAAATGGAGTTTCTTTTGATTCTGTTACTAGAAGTACAAGCGTATATTTATATGATAAATTACTCAACTTTCGCACATAA
- the flgL gene encoding flagellar hook-associated protein FlgL, translating into MVSSINNIMFNLDMLNKRNEKNTYGLSSGEALQYGSDNAKQYNEILSVKNNVKTYTSILDKIQLSNSYNTTSDTAVSNMKTALNSAQSLVMEALNGTNNSDTKEIIATNIESIKDTIFNLSNSSVNEQYVFSGKNTDSASFEKDASGKVTYTGSNDNKTLNVEDKTYATQGVNGIELLYTTNQTAQENSDLTFSADEMILDNDGNEYQLVDTTGTGDYGLFLNGDNVNNSNVASSFFTVNGDGTYTASLVSVALESKTSIFDTLDEIINALRQQDSSGNAITEDAANQVLSNSLEKINSAYDNVNLNHAILGTRTSYIDNYEQITEAKLTNFNILYETYAGADLTALAIESQSLQNTYTALYSTISKINSLSLVDYLK; encoded by the coding sequence ATGGTTAGTTCTATAAATAATATTATGTTTAACCTAGATATGTTAAATAAAAGAAATGAAAAAAATACTTATGGTTTAAGTAGTGGTGAAGCACTACAATACGGAAGTGATAATGCTAAACAATATAATGAAATATTATCAGTGAAGAATAATGTAAAAACATATACTAGTATTTTAGACAAGATTCAACTATCTAATTCATATAATACTACAAGTGACACAGCCGTATCAAATATGAAAACTGCTCTTAATTCTGCACAAAGTTTAGTAATGGAAGCTTTAAATGGAACTAATAATAGTGATACAAAAGAAATAATCGCAACGAATATTGAATCTATTAAAGATACTATATTTAATTTATCTAATAGTAGTGTAAATGAGCAGTATGTCTTTTCAGGTAAAAATACAGATTCAGCATCTTTTGAAAAAGATGCTAGTGGAAAAGTTACATATACAGGTTCAAATGATAACAAAACTCTAAACGTAGAAGATAAAACTTATGCTACGCAAGGGGTGAATGGTATTGAACTTTTATATACTACAAATCAAACTGCACAAGAAAATTCAGATTTGACTTTTAGTGCAGATGAAATGATATTAGATAATGATGGAAATGAGTATCAATTAGTAGATACTACAGGTACCGGTGATTATGGTTTATTTTTAAATGGTGATAATGTAAATAACTCTAATGTAGCATCTTCTTTTTTTACAGTTAATGGTGATGGAACTTATACTGCAAGTTTAGTAAGTGTTGCTCTAGAATCAAAAACTTCAATATTTGATACTTTGGATGAAATAATAAATGCACTAAGACAGCAAGATTCAAGTGGAAATGCAATTACAGAAGATGCAGCAAATCAAGTTTTGTCTAATTCTTTGGAAAAAATTAATTCAGCTTATGACAATGTAAATTTAAATCATGCAATATTAGGAACAAGAACTTCTTATATTGATAATTATGAGCAGATAACTGAAGCAAAATTAACAAATTTTAATATTCTTTATGAAACTTATGCAGGTGCTGATTTAACAGCCCTTGCAATTGAATCACAGTCATTACAAAACACTTATACAGCTTTGTATTCAACAATAAGTAAGATAAATAGCTTATCTCTTGTTGATTATTTAAAATAA
- a CDS encoding flagellar basal body rod C-terminal domain-containing protein, with product MGDNLYAKTTESGDPVYSVANDNGVFIEGETLELSTADLSESLVNLMVFQRAFEANAKSITTADSILQTLINLKQ from the coding sequence ATTGGAGATAATCTGTATGCAAAAACAACAGAAAGTGGAGATCCAGTTTATTCTGTAGCTAATGACAACGGTGTTTTTATTGAAGGTGAAACATTAGAGCTTAGTACAGCTGATTTAAGTGAAAGTTTAGTTAATTTAATGGTATTTCAAAGAGCATTTGAAGCAAATGCGAAATCTATTACTACAGCTGATAGTATTTTGCAAACGTTAATCAACCTAAAACAATAA
- a CDS encoding helix-turn-helix domain-containing protein, whose product MRYISNLNNKTVKELEKIVKNGSSLQLRQRAKSILLSNEGITVKEICKIFNKSTRTVYRWFDRFKEEQIENLSDEIGRGRKPALNENDIDKVKKLIETNSIKETCIALNKESKRVKKVSPQILKRYLKKYTI is encoded by the coding sequence ATGAGATATATAAGTAATTTAAATAATAAAACAGTAAAAGAATTAGAAAAAATAGTAAAAAATGGTAGTTCATTGCAATTAAGACAAAGAGCTAAATCTATACTTTTAAGTAATGAAGGTATAACAGTAAAAGAGATATGCAAAATATTCAATAAGTCAACAAGAACAGTTTATAGATGGTTTGATAGATTCAAAGAAGAACAAATAGAAAATTTATCTGATGAAATTGGTCGTGGTAGAAAACCAGCACTAAATGAAAATGATATTGATAAAGTAAAAAAACTTATTGAAACAAATAGTATCAAAGAGACTTGTATAGCTCTTAATAAAGAGTCAAAAAGAGTTAAAAAAGTATCACCTCAAATCTTAAAAAGATATTTAAAAAAATATACAATATAG
- a CDS encoding IS630 family transposase, which yields MNYSSKKAQILNVLSWSAKDWIDTYYFDESGFSLDSNIPYYWSPIGKPVEIPSNRFAKRINVLGFLNTKNNHLFSKTTITKVDTQVVIDFFNDFVNQITKTTVVILDNASIHTSKLFKAEIEKWEKLGLQLLFLPPYSPELNKIEILWKHMKYHYHKLEAYLSFDNLHKHVKNLLAGFGTNYDINFK from the coding sequence ATGAATTATTCTTCCAAAAAAGCTCAAATACTTAATGTTTTAAGCTGGTCTGCTAAAGATTGGATTGATACATATTATTTTGATGAGAGTGGTTTTTCACTTGATTCAAATATCCCTTATTATTGGTCACCAATAGGTAAGCCAGTAGAAATTCCATCAAATAGATTTGCAAAAAGAATAAATGTTTTAGGGTTTTTAAATACAAAGAATAATCATCTCTTTTCGAAAACTACAATAACAAAAGTAGATACACAAGTTGTTATAGATTTCTTTAATGATTTTGTAAATCAGATTACAAAAACTACTGTTGTCATACTTGATAATGCATCTATTCACACAAGTAAGCTTTTTAAAGCAGAGATAGAAAAGTGGGAGAAGCTTGGACTACAATTATTATTTTTACCACCATATTCACCTGAACTAAATAAAATAGAAATATTGTGGAAACATATGAAATATCACTATCATAAACTAGAAGCTTATTTATCATTTGATAATTTACATAAACATGTTAAAAATTTATTAGCTGGCTTTGGAACTAATTATGACATTAATTTTAAGTAG
- a CDS encoding flagellar hook-basal body complex protein translates to MISTLWTGIAGLSSQQTALDNESNNIANVNTVGYKSSRVSFADLMYQDSIGKGSKVTTAEKQFTQGSLNITGSSYDMALNGDGFFVVSNKSSTGTSENYYTRAGNFRMGENGTLQDSNGNEVQGWALSAIDPETDVTSTNNNLTSFTDVFTEIAGNQIVQFSDRVETYAAKTTDYSATAVGDASELSGSGVKSQATKISDIESLITNYSSALSDYALDPEALSTPSIAQSTMIDLLPVSTTTQLSSEGNQIYVYINGNKITQNYVDSSASTEQKAALDASGVTTDLDGIGGTSTEEYNILVSRIATYQALADKISNITGLNAYTVKTTTLAGVDTYTASTDYADVLDGKIKIDSIIPGKAFTIGDLSEVNGSTEQDGTKTTVSENVVGTGESAVTSAMEALRDAVAGNQLDAYMPDDIFSDDTGAVTPIGTGDIISFSINGNVASVTAAAGDTEIELMDSLIAQINLNGDLNLLVEAQNINGNLVIKSKTAGEEFTGILKFTDASTLPAATEYTKDRNIDVSGNTGAGAEFMEIVSTVKQSNATLSSLQLKMDSLGLTDSSFGEFSVDDTGLITMKQDGMDYVIGQVAIAQFNNNIGLDAKYLLKINVIISSKAS, encoded by the coding sequence ATGATTAGTACATTATGGACAGGAATTGCTGGGTTATCATCTCAGCAAACAGCCTTAGATAACGAATCAAATAATATTGCCAATGTAAATACTGTTGGGTATAAATCTTCAAGAGTTTCTTTTGCAGATTTAATGTATCAAGATAGCATTGGAAAAGGTTCAAAAGTTACAACTGCAGAAAAACAGTTTACACAAGGAAGTTTAAATATTACTGGTTCCTCTTATGATATGGCACTTAATGGAGATGGTTTTTTTGTTGTCTCAAATAAAAGTTCTACAGGAACTTCTGAGAATTATTATACAAGAGCTGGAAATTTTAGAATGGGTGAAAATGGAACTTTACAAGATTCCAATGGAAACGAAGTTCAAGGTTGGGCATTAAGTGCAATAGATCCAGAAACAGATGTAACTTCAACTAATAATAATCTTACTTCATTTACAGATGTTTTCACAGAAATAGCTGGAAATCAAATAGTACAATTTTCTGATAGAGTAGAAACTTATGCAGCAAAAACTACTGACTACAGCGCTACAGCAGTAGGTGATGCATCTGAATTATCAGGTTCAGGAGTAAAAAGTCAAGCTACAAAAATTTCTGATATTGAATCTTTGATTACAAATTATTCTAGTGCTTTATCAGATTATGCCTTAGATCCTGAAGCATTATCTACTCCTTCAATTGCACAAAGTACTATGATAGATTTACTTCCCGTATCGACTACGACACAACTTAGTTCAGAAGGAAATCAAATATATGTTTATATAAATGGAAATAAAATTACTCAAAATTATGTAGACTCTTCTGCAAGTACTGAACAAAAAGCGGCACTAGATGCTTCGGGAGTTACCACTGATCTAGATGGTATTGGAGGAACTTCAACTGAAGAATATAACATATTAGTAAGTAGAATTGCAACTTACCAAGCTTTAGCAGATAAAATATCAAATATTACAGGATTAAATGCTTATACAGTTAAAACTACAACTTTAGCAGGAGTAGATACTTACACTGCAAGTACTGACTATGCTGATGTATTAGATGGTAAAATAAAAATTGATTCAATAATACCTGGTAAAGCATTTACTATTGGAGATTTAAGTGAAGTGAATGGATCAACAGAGCAAGATGGAACGAAAACAACGGTGAGTGAAAATGTTGTAGGAACAGGGGAATCAGCTGTTACAAGTGCGATGGAAGCATTAAGAGATGCAGTTGCCGGTAATCAATTAGATGCTTACATGCCAGATGATATTTTCAGTGATGATACTGGAGCTGTAACACCTATTGGCACAGGCGATATTATTTCTTTTTCTATTAATGGTAATGTGGCTTCTGTAACTGCAGCTGCCGGTGATACTGAAATTGAATTAATGGATAGTCTAATTGCTCAAATCAATCTTAATGGTGATTTAAATCTTTTAGTTGAAGCTCAAAATATTAACGGAAATTTAGTAATTAAATCAAAAACTGCTGGAGAAGAATTTACAGGAATTTTAAAATTTACTGATGCTTCTACACTTCCTGCTGCAACTGAATATACAAAAGATAGAAATATAGATGTAAGTGGAAATACTGGAGCTGGTGCTGAGTTTATGGAAATTGTTTCTACTGTTAAACAAAGTAACGCAACTCTTTCATCTTTACAATTAAAAATGGATTCTTTAGGATTAACAGATTCTTCTTTTGGAGAGTTTTCTGTTGATGATACAGGACTTATTACTATGAAGCAAGATGGTATGGATTATGTAATTGGTCAGGTTGCTATTGCACAATTTAACAATAACATTGGACTAGATGCTAAGTACCTACTTAAAATTAATGTCATAATTAGTTCCAAAGCCAGCTAA
- a CDS encoding flagellar hook capping FlgD N-terminal domain-containing protein produces the protein MATTSSVTTSSSTDAYGNSYTTAVSNDALESSDFITLMLTEIKLQDPTNTVDSASMLSTQLQLSTLDANTATVAAMESLQATFEQSALASSANIIGNIVENGDLDDDGNAKQYKVSSVAMNDGSIALTAYELENYYDVYYFDGVDSTSDVVNSTNENGTITLTNSDDASYTFSTYDKTYEELATEINNASGITASMAQNTSGKYQMVVSVSGGSSTLSQSNSTLNYTEDTATAYGSEAKTISYTDITKIY, from the coding sequence ATGGCAACAACAAGTTCTGTAACAACAAGTTCATCAACTGATGCATATGGAAATAGTTATACAACAGCTGTTAGTAATGATGCATTAGAAAGTTCTGATTTTATTACATTAATGCTTACTGAAATCAAACTTCAAGATCCAACGAATACAGTTGATTCAGCTTCAATGCTTAGTACTCAATTACAATTATCTACACTTGATGCTAATACAGCAACTGTAGCAGCAATGGAATCTTTACAAGCTACATTTGAACAATCAGCACTAGCAAGTTCAGCTAATATTATTGGTAATATTGTTGAAAATGGTGATTTAGATGATGATGGTAATGCAAAGCAATATAAAGTTTCATCAGTTGCAATGAATGATGGATCGATAGCTTTAACAGCTTATGAGTTAGAAAACTATTATGATGTTTATTATTTTGATGGAGTAGACAGTACTTCTGATGTTGTAAATTCAACAAATGAAAATGGTACTATAACTTTAACAAATAGTGATGATGCAAGCTATACTTTCTCTACTTATGATAAAACTTATGAAGAATTAGCAACTGAAATTAATAATGCTTCTGGAATTACAGCTTCAATGGCTCAAAATACTAGTGGTAAATACCAAATGGTTGTTTCAGTTAGTGGTGGTTCTTCAACCTTATCTCAAAGTAATTCAACATTGAATTATACAGAAGATACAGCTACTGCTTATGGTAGTGAAGCAAAAACTATTTCTTACACTGATATTACAAAAATCTACTAA
- a CDS encoding winged helix-turn-helix domain-containing protein, with amino-acid sequence MCKWLLIILDLTLPNIDGIEVCRLIRLRYETPIIISTQRAFLGDKIACFSYGADDFMAKPYDLQELILRIKAILKRCDHQIPDKNDTLNKKQIFRYDESKMEIYKNNDLVELTNAEYFILQYMIQKSGFVISRQELLSNVDSIKYESSYKSIDVLIGRVRSKIEENSKKPKYIISIRGVGYKLVNQ; translated from the coding sequence ATTTGCAAGTGGCTCCTAATAATACTTGATTTAACTCTACCAAATATAGATGGAATAGAAGTTTGTAGATTAATTAGATTACGCTACGAAACTCCAATTATCATCTCAACACAAAGAGCATTTTTAGGCGATAAAATAGCTTGTTTTTCTTATGGTGCAGATGATTTTATGGCAAAACCATATGATTTACAAGAATTAATCTTAAGAATAAAAGCAATTCTAAAAAGATGTGATCACCAAATACCTGATAAAAATGATACTCTAAATAAAAAACAAATTTTTAGATATGATGAATCAAAAATGGAAATCTATAAAAATAATGATTTAGTTGAATTAACTAATGCAGAGTATTTTATTTTACAATATATGATTCAAAAAAGTGGTTTTGTAATATCAAGACAAGAATTACTTTCTAATGTTGATTCAATTAAATATGAAAGCTCTTACAAAAGTATTGATGTTCTAATTGGACGAGTTAGATCAAAAATTGAAGAAAATTCTAAAAAACCTAAATATATAATATCAATTAGAGGAGTAGGATATAAATTAGTTAATCAGTAA